A region from the Aeromicrobium choanae genome encodes:
- the metK gene encoding methionine adenosyltransferase: MSRLFTSESVTEGHPDKIADQISDSILDALLAQDPKSRVAAETFVTTGLVLVGGEVTTEAYADIARIARDRVLAIGYDSSTKGFDGESCAVQVTLDAQSPDIAQGVDTAEEARLGGATDPLDLQGAGDQGLMFGFACDETPELMPLPITIAHRLSEQLTKVRKDGTLPYLRPDGKTQVTIEYDDNDKPVRVEAIVISTQHEEGVDLEHQLPSDLKKHVIDEVLSQYDIDSSNYKSHINPTGKFVIGGPMGDAGLTGRKIIVDTYGGYARHGGGAFSGKDPSKVDRSAAYAMRWVAKNIVASGLATKAEVQVAYAIGVAHPVGFYVDTFGTEVVPVDTIRDAVLEIFDLRPAAIVRDLDLLRPIYAETAAYGHFGRPGLPWESIDRADALRAAAGL, translated from the coding sequence GTGAGCCGTCTATTCACCTCGGAGTCCGTGACCGAGGGTCACCCGGACAAGATCGCCGACCAGATCAGCGACAGCATCCTCGACGCACTGCTCGCCCAGGACCCCAAGAGCCGCGTCGCGGCCGAGACGTTCGTGACCACGGGCCTGGTCCTGGTCGGCGGCGAGGTCACCACCGAGGCCTACGCCGACATCGCGCGGATCGCGCGCGACCGCGTGCTCGCGATCGGCTACGACTCGTCCACCAAGGGCTTCGACGGTGAGTCCTGCGCCGTGCAGGTCACCCTCGACGCGCAGTCGCCCGACATCGCCCAGGGCGTCGACACGGCTGAGGAGGCCCGCCTCGGCGGCGCCACCGACCCGCTCGACCTCCAGGGCGCCGGCGACCAGGGACTGATGTTCGGCTTCGCCTGCGACGAGACCCCCGAGCTGATGCCGCTGCCGATCACGATCGCGCACCGTCTCTCCGAGCAGCTGACCAAGGTCCGCAAGGACGGCACGCTGCCGTACCTGCGTCCCGACGGCAAGACCCAGGTCACCATCGAGTACGACGACAACGACAAGCCCGTGCGCGTCGAGGCCATCGTCATCTCCACCCAGCACGAGGAGGGCGTGGACCTCGAGCACCAGCTGCCCTCCGACCTCAAGAAGCACGTCATCGACGAGGTGCTGAGCCAGTACGACATCGACTCGTCGAACTACAAGTCGCACATCAACCCGACGGGCAAGTTCGTCATCGGCGGCCCCATGGGCGATGCCGGCCTGACGGGCCGCAAGATCATCGTCGACACCTACGGCGGCTACGCCCGTCACGGTGGCGGCGCGTTCAGCGGCAAGGATCCGAGCAAGGTCGACCGCTCCGCCGCGTACGCGATGCGGTGGGTCGCCAAGAACATCGTGGCGTCGGGTCTGGCCACCAAGGCCGAGGTCCAGGTCGCGTACGCGATCGGCGTGGCCCACCCGGTCGGCTTCTACGTCGACACGTTCGGCACCGAGGTCGTCCCGGTCGACACGATCCGCGACGCCGTGCTGGAGATCTTCGACCTGCGCCCGGCCGCGATCGTGCGCGACCTCGACCTGCTGCGCCCGATCTACGCCGAGACGGCCGCCTACGGCCACTTCGGCCGCCCGGGCCTGCCGTGGGAGAGCATCGACCGCGCCGACGCCCTGCGCGCGGCCGCGGGTCTCTGA